In the genome of Streptomyces sp. NBC_00433, the window GCCGAGGCGGTGGAGGCCGCGCTGAAGCTGGCCCGCGCGGGCACCGGGCGGCAGCGGCTCATTTACACGCACAACAGCTACCACGGCAAGACGCTCGGGGCCCTGTCGGTCACCGGCCGCGACACGCACCGCGCCCCCTTCGGCCCGCTGCTGCCCGAATGCGTCGCGGTCCCCTACGGCGACACCGGGGCGCTGGCCGCGGCGATCGACGGGGCCGCCGCCTTCATCGTGGAGCCGGTGCAGGGCGAGGGCGGTGTCGTCCTGCCGCCGCCCGGCTATCTGAAGGCGGCGCAGGAGCTGTGCCGGCGGGCCGGGGCGGCCTTCGTGCTGGACGAGATCCAGACCGGGCTCGGCCGCACCGGCGCGATGTTCGCCGCCGAGCACGACGGGCTGGAGCCGGACGTGCTGTGCGTGGCCAAGTCGCTGTCCGGCGGCATGGTGCCGATCGCCGTCACGCTGTCGCGCTCCGAGCTGTGGGACGCGGCCTACGGCAGCAGCAACCGGGCGATGCTGCACTCCTCCACCTTCGGCGGCGGCAACTTCGCCGCCGCGGCGGGCCTTGCCACCCTCGACGCGCTGGAGGCGGAGAAGCTCCCGGCGCGCGCCGCCGAGCTGGGCGCCCACCTGCGCGCGGGGCTGCGGGAACTGGCCGGCCGCTACGACTTCATCCGCGAGGTGCGCGGGATCGGCCTGATGAACGCCATCGAATTCGACGGCGACTTCTCCGGCGCCGCCCGCGCGCTGGCCGACGAGCTGCTCACCAGGCTCCCGGGCGACCTGCACGCGCTCGCGGACTGGATGCCCGACGACGTGCGCGACGCGATCAGCGAGGCCGGCGGCGCCCTGGAGGCCACGCTCGGCGACCTGATGTGCCTGCGCTTCGTGCACGCGCTGGCCCGCGACCACCGGATCCTCACCTTCGTGACCGCCAACCACGGCCGGATGCTGCGTATCCAGCCCCCGCTGGTGCTGGACCGCGGCGAGGCCGACCGCTTCGTGGCCGCCGCCGACGCCGTATGCCGCGAACTGGGCCTGCACGCGGGCCTCGAAGCGCGCCGGGCCCCGGCCCGTACCACCACCCACCCGTGAGGAGATGAACTGTGACAACCGACGCAAGCCCCGCGGACCTGCTGCGGCACCGGATCGCCGACGTGCTCGTGGACCGCCTCGGCCTGCTCCCGGAGGAGGTCGTGCCCGACGCCAGGTTCCGGGAGGACCTCGGGATGGACTCGCTCGACATGGTGGAACTGCTCACCGTCGTCGAGGAGGAGCTGGGCGGCCCGCTGGACTCCCCCGACGACACCCTGTCGTCGCTGGCCACGATCGGCGACGTCGTCGCCTTCCTGCTGGAGCGCGGCGTCGGCCGCGAGGAGGTCAGCGCGTGAACGGATGCAGGGTCGTGGTCACCGGTCTGGGTCCGGTGACCTCGATCGGGGTCGGCGCGGCGGACTTCCACCAGGCGCAGGTCAAGGGCGTCAGCGGTATCGGCCCCCTGACCCGTTTCGACGCCTCCGGCCTGTCCGCGCGGATCGCCGGCGAGGTGGACCTGCCCGCCGAACTGGTGCCGAGCCGCCGCGAGGCGCTGGCCGCCGACCGCTGCACCCACCTGGCCCGCGCGGCCGCCACGCTGGCGCTCGCCGACAGCGGTCTCGACCTGGCGCGGGAGGAGCCGAGCCGGTGCGGGGTGGTCATCGGCACCGGCGCCGGGGGCCTGGAGACCTGGGAGTCCAACACCCGCACCCTCATCGAGTCGGGCCCCGGGCGGCTGGGGGCGCGCTTCATCCCGATGGCGATGAGCAATGCGCCGGCCGCCAAGATCGCCGTCGACCTCGGCCTGACCGGCCCGTGCAGCTCGGTGGCCACCGCGTGCGCCTCCGGCGCGGAGGCGCTGGTCGCCGCCTGCCAGATGATCGTGTGCGGCGAGGCGGACGTCGTCCTGGCCGGCGGTACGGACGCGGCGGTCAACCCCCTCACGGTCGCCGGGTTCGCCCGGATGGGGGCGCTGTCCCGCCGCAACGACGCTCCCGGGCTGGCGAGCCGGCCCTTCGCCGCCGACCGGGACGGCTTCGTCCTCGCCGAGGGCGCCGCCGTCCTCGTCCTGGAGTCGGCCGAGCACGCCGCCCGGCGCGGCGCCACGGTGCTGGCCGAGCTGCGCGGCTACGGGCGCTCCTGCGACGCCCACCACATCACCGCCCCGCACCCCGAGGGCGCCGGGGCGCGGCAGGCCGTCACCGCCGCGCTGCGCTCGGCCCGGCTCGCGCCGGACGACGTGTCGTACGTCAACGCGCACGGCACCGGCACCCAGTTCAACGACGCCGCCGAGGCCCTCGGGCTGCACGGCGCCCTGGGTCCCGCGGCGGCCACGGTGGCGGTGTCCGCCACCAAGTCGATGACCGGGCACGCGCTCGGCGCGTCCGGTGCCATCGAGGCGGTCGCCAGCGTCCAGGCGCTGGTCCACCAGCTGGTGCCGCCCACCGTGAACCTGGACGACCCCGACCCGGCGATCGGCCTCAACGTGATCGCCGGCGACCCCCGCGAACTGCCGCTGGCCGCCGTCCTCTCCAACTCCTTCGCCTTCGGCGGGCACAATGTGGTGCTCGCCTTCACGGCGGTGGGCGCCTGACCTGCTGAGGGGCCGTCACCTCGCTTGTGCGGCCGATGATCACGGGTTACGGTCCCCACCGGGGCACGTAGCGGGGGATCACCGGGGTGGGGGACATGGCGGACGGGATCGGCACGCCCAAAAAGGGCGAGGGCACATGGGGGCAGGCCATCACGGCCGTCGTCCTGGTCGGGGGTCTCGGCGTCGGCCTGTGGACCGTCGGGAAGGCGAATGCGCCGTCGAAGGACAGCGCGCCGCCGGCCGCCACGTGCTCGACGGCCGATCCCGAGAAGACCGCGTCCGCCGAGGTCTCCAGGGCGCGGCTGTGCGAGCTGCTCGACCGGCCCGACCTCGCCGCGCTGCTGGGCACACCGGGGGAGGTCGCGAAGTCCACCGGCACCAGCGGCGGGGGCGGCTCGAAGCTCTTCGGCCCCACGGCCCAGGTCGTCTTCGACACCTACACCGTGAGCCTGACGGTCCAGTACGACCACCTCCCGGTGTCCGAGGCCGCCACGCTGCTGGGCGACACCGTGCGCAAGCGCACGGTCCTCGGCCGCCCCGCGGTCTCCTACGCGGACCGCACCATCAGCTTCAGCCTCACGGCCGGCGGCAGCGGGAACCTCCCCGGCCACCGGGCCGTCGTGCTCTCGGTGGCCCGGGACGCGAAGGACACCGGGGGCTCCTTCGAGGTCGCCCTGTGGCGCATGGACGGCGGCGTGCCCGACGACGCGGCGCTGCTCCGCGTCGCCGAGACGGTGCTGCCCACCGTCCCGGGGTGGAATACCGCCGTGTGACGGCGGGCCCCGCCCCGGTCCGGCCGGAGCGGGCCCGCCTGCTGAGCGGCCGCTGCTACGGGCTCCAGGTGCAGGGCCTGGGGCCGGCGAGCGTCGACCACTTCGTGCCGTCGGACGAGCTGAGGACGGACAGCGTCCGGGTCCTGGTGGGGCCGGCCCGCCGGCAGGGCGATGCCGGGGCCCGGCCGCGCCGGTGGCGGCCGGGCCCCGGTCCGCTGTCAGGCGAGCGCGCTGTAGGTGTTCCAGCCGGCACCGATGTACGTACGCGCCAGGAAGGGCGCCGCCGCATCGCCGGTGCCGCGGTAGAGCCACAGGGCGCCGCCGCTCTCGCGCGCGAGGAGGTCGGCCTTGCCGTCGCCGGTCACGTCGTCGGCGCCGGCCAGGGAGTCGAAGGCGTTCCAGCCGGCGCCGACGAAGGTCCGGGCCAGGAGGGGCGCGGCCGCATTGCCGGTGCCGCGGTAGAGCCACAGGCCGCCGTCGGTGGCGCGGGCGACGAGGTCGGCCTTGCCGTCACCGCTCACATCGCCCACCCCCACCAGGGAGTCGAAGCCGCTCCAGCCGGCGCCGATGAACGTACGCGCCAGGAAGGGCGCCGCCGCATCGCCGGTGCCGCGGTAGAGCCACAGGCCGCCGTCGGTGGCGCGGGCGACGAGGTCGGCCTTGCCGTCACCGCTCACATCGCCCACCCCCACCAGGGAGTCGAAGGCGTTCCAGCCGGCGCCGACCCGGGTCCGGGCTGCGAAGGGCGCCTTCGGATTGCCGGTGCCCTGGTAGAACCACAGCGTGCCCGAGCTGTCGCGGCCGGCGAGCGTGCCGGTGCCGTCCGCCCGCTCGCCGCTGACGTCGGTGAGGAGGTTGTAGGTGTTCCAGCCGGAGCCGATGCCGACCCGGGCGCCCAGCGGTGCGGCGACCACACCGGTGCCGTGGTAATACCACAGGGTGCCCGACTTGTCCCGCGCCAGCAGGGTGCCGGTCTGCGCCGCCGGGGGCACACCGGTGCCGGTCAGCGGTTCCAGCTGCGCCCCCTGGCCCGCGTCGCCGCTGACCAGGTAGGTGGACGACTGGGCGCCGAAGTCGGTCGGGCTGAAGGTGACCGTCTGCCGCACGCTCTGCTCGGGACCGATGACCAGGCCCTCGGGGAGCGGGTCGGAGCTGGTGAAGACGCCTGCCGGGGCCTTCGCCTTGGTGATGGTGACCGGGATGTTCCCGGTGTTGGTGATGGTGAAGGCCCGGGTGCTCGACGCGCCGCGGACCACCTCGCCGAACTGGAGGGTCGCCGGGTGCAGCTCCAGGTGGCCCTGGCCGCTGATGGCGGTGCCCTCGATCGGGATGGTGAGCGGGCCGCTGGTGCTGCCCAGCGTGATCGACGACGAGCTGGGGCCGCTGCCGGTGGGCGCGTAGCCGACCTCCAGGACGATCGAGCCCTGGGCCGGGATCACCGTCCGGGCCGCCGGGTCGGCGCTGGGCAGGTTGCTCGCCGTGAAGGGGCCGCCGGGCGGGGTGACGGAGGTGATGGTCTCCGCTTCCGTGCCGGTGTTCGTCAGCTGGACGTTGGTGCTGCCCGTGGTCCCGGTCGGCTGGTTGTCGAAGGACACCGTGCCGGGGAAGGCGGCCAGGCCGGGCCTGGTGCCGACGCCGTGCAGGCTCAGCGCGAAGCTGCCGGCGTCGGTGGCCACGGTGAGCGTGCCGCTCGCGCCGAGGACCGTGCCGGGCGTGAAGGAGACCGGGACCGACAGCTGCCCGCCGGCCGGGATCGACGGCGGCAGCGCCGAGGTGTCCGCGGTGAAGGGGCCGTCGACGGTGACGCCCTTGACGGCGAGGGCCTTCGCGGGGTTCTGGTTCTCCGTCAGGACGACGTCGGTGTCGGCGGAGGCGCCCACCGGCACCAGCCCGAATTCGACCGGGCCGCCCTTGAGCGGGCTGCCCACCGGGTTGCCGAAGGCGTAGACCCTGCCGTCCCGGGTGCCGACGAAGACCTGGCCGCCGTCGGTGGCCGGGCCGGCGAACTTCGCCGAGTCGCCGATCGGCGCGGACCAGACCAGCGGCAGGACGCCGTTCCCGTCGGGGACCGGGGAGTAGGCGCGCAGTTGCGCGTTCTCGCCGGTCGGGCCGCCCGCCCGGACCACCCACACCAGGGCGCTGCCCGAGCGCGTCCCGTCGGAGGTCACCACCGGCGACCCGCTGGTGTACGGGAAGGAGTCCTGGCTGGCCCCGGCCACCGACAGCGCGGGACTGCCCGAGCCGGTCACACCGCGGTGCAGCGCCACCAGGGAGCCGCCGTTGCCGACGAGGTAGACGTAGCCGCCGTCGCCGCCCCAGACGCCGGGGTGGTCCCACTGGCCCTTGAGCGGCCCGGTGGTCCCCACCACGGCGTCGGTGCCGCCGGGGCCCTGCGAGCTGCCGCCGAGGTGGTCGCGGTCCAGCAGGAAGATCCGGCCGTCCTTGCCCTGCTGCACCATCAGGTGCGGGTGCGAGGCGGTGCCGAAGCTGTCCGGCAGGCCGGCGGGGCCGCCGGAGCCCAGGTCGGTGTCGCGCTGGTCGAGGGCCGGCGCGTTGGACGGGCTGAAGAAGTCGGCGGCCTTGAGGCTGAGGTCGGCCTGCACCTGGAGCCGGATCACCGACTCGGCGAGGGTGCCGGGCGGCGCGTCGCCGGGGCCGGGCGCGGGGCTGACGCCGTTGCCGGTGGTCAGGAAGATCCGCCCCGGCCCGTCGGAGGCGAGTCCGCCGCCTGACTGCCACACGCCGGCCCCGCTGTTGCTCGCGCCGGCCTCGGTCGCCCACATCGAGGTCACCGAGGGGTTGGTGGTGCTGACGCCGACCACGTAGCCGCGGTAGGGCGCGGCGTCGCAGTGGCCGCCGAAGCCCGCGTAGACCACCCCGTCGAGCAGCAGCAGGCCGGGCCGCTGCATCTCGTAGGCGGGCAGGAAGGACTGGGTGGGGTCGTTGGACGGCGTCCCCTGGATCGTGACGGGGAAGCCGGACTTCTCCGCGCCGGTGACCGGGTCGAGCGCGTGCATGTACCAGTGCGGGTTCATCGGGCCGGGCCCGTCGTCGACCTTGGTGGTCAGGTAGACCGCGCCGCTTGCCGGGTCGTAGACCGGCGTCGCGGTGCTGCCGACGGTCGGCGCGAGATCGCCGCAGTTGAGGGTGGCCGCGGGCCACGCGGCGCCGAAGCCGCGCTGCCACAGCACGGCTCCGGTGGCGCGGTCCAGGCCGTAGGCGTGGTTGGTCTCGGTGACCGCGATCACCGTGCCGCCGATGACGATCGGCTGGGCGTATATCTGCCCGTCGAGCTGCGCGGGGGCCTTCCAGAGCTGGCCGAAGGACGAGGAGCGCACGTCGGACGGGCTGAGGTTCGGCTCGCTCTGGTCCCAGCCGGTGCGCAGGGTGTCGGCGGAGACGGTCGTCTCGTTCGCCTGCGCCGGGGCCACGCCCAGCCCCGCCAGTCCCGCGGTCACCGCCGCGGCCACCGCGAGCGCGAGCCCGCGCGTGCGTCTGCGTCCGCGTCCGGAAACGCCCACCCCGAATGCCGCCCTGAGCATGCCGACCCCTTCGACGTCCACGCCGAAGTTCCCCCCTCGGCCCGGGAATCGAACCACACAATCCCGCCCGTCCCTACGGCGTTCTGCCTGCTCGGCGGGGTCTTGTCGGATACGGACCCGCGCCGCCGGATCGCCACCGCCGGGTGGTCATGCGCAGTTCACCGCGCGGACGCGCAAGGCGGTGTCAGGGCTGGAGGCGGGCGGCCCGCCAGCCGCCGGCGCCGTGCTCGTAGCGGAGCCTGCGGTGCAGCCGGTCCGGGTCCGCCGACCAGAACTCGACCGCGGCCGGGCGCAGGCGGTAGCCGACGTAGCGGGGCGGGCGGGGCAGGGCGGTGGGGGCGGCCGCGAGGCGGGCGGCCTCGGCGCGCAGTGCCGCCGCGTCGGGCAGCGGATCGCTCTGGCGGGAGGCCGTGGACATGGCGTGCAGCGGGGTCGGGCGGGCGGCCCACAGGGCGTCGGACTCGGCCTGCGGGCACGCGTCCACCGGGCCCGACAGGACGAGCTGCTGGCCCGTCTCGCGCCAGTAGAGCACGCCCGACGCCCAGCCGGTGGCGGCCATGTCGCGGCCCTTGCGGCTGGTGCTGTGGCTGGTGAAGAGCAGGCCGCGGTCGGTCACCTCGATGACGGCGACGATCCGGTTGGAGACCTCGCCCCGCGCGTCGGCGGTGGCCAGCGCCAGGGCCAGCGGCTCGCGGACGCCGCGCGCGACGGCCTGGTCGATCCACTCCCGGACGAGCCCCATGGGCTCCGGCGGCGGCGCCTCGTACTCCGGGAAGGCGAGGCCGACCTCGCCGGTGAGGCTCTCCAGCCTGCTGCTGCCCTCGCTCATGGGTGGCCGACCTCTCTCATACGTAGATGGTGCCGCGGGCCACGATGACGCCGTGCCCGCCGACCCGGACCTCGTCGACGCCGGCGGCCGAACCGTCGGCGGTGGCCAGCATGCGCGAAGGCCGGCCCATCTCGACGCCCTGGAGGATCTCCAGCTCCTGCCCGTAGGCGGCGAGCCCGTGCCGGGCCGCGTGGATGGCGAGCGGCCCCGCCGCCGAGCCGGTGGCGGCGTCCTCGACCACGCCGTAGGCCGGCGAGAACATCCGGGTACGCCACCGGGTGCCGCCGCCGGCGAAGCAGTTGGCGGCCATGTCGGGGAATCTGGCCAGCGCGCGGTGGTCGGGTTCGAGCGCCGACAGCTCGGCCACCCCGGGCAGCCCGACGAAGACGTGGCGGGGGCCGTTGCGGTAGATGTCCACCGGGGTGGTGGAGGACTCGACGCCCAGCGCGGCCAGCAGTTCCGCGGCGTGCTCGTAGGGCTCCCAGGTCGGCACCGGCTGCCGCATCCTGACCGCAGCGGCGCCCCCGCCGCTGCCGGCGTCCCCGGAGCCGCGCTCGGAAGAGTCGCGCTCGAAGTCCACCTCGCACGGGATGACGCCCATCGCGGTCTCCAGCCGCAGCCGGTCCTTGCGCAGCGCCCGGCCCACCGCGACGGCGGTCCCGAGCATCGGGTGGCCGGCGAAGGGCAGCTCGTTGACCGGGGTGAAGATGCGGATACGGGCGTCCCCGCCGCGCTCGGGCGGCAGGACGAAGGTGACCTCGGAGAGGTTCATCTCCCGGGCGATCCGCTGCATCAGGGCGGCGGTGAGGTCGGCCGCGTCGAAGAAGACGGCCACCGGGTTCCCGGTGAGCGGCTCCCGGGCGAAGGCGTCCACGACGGCGTAGTCGTGCATGGGATCTCCGTAGGGTCTGGGGCCACCTGGCCCTAGGGGATGAACACCGGGCCGAGTCCGTGCAGGGCCTGGACGGTGTAGGCGCCCTCGACCATGGCCTCGACCTCGAAGCCGAAGCGGTGGGTGGGCGGGTAGCCGATCAGGTCCGCCGCCCGGTTGGGCGGCATGTCGGCGGTCCTGTCGGCCTCCCACAGCATCACCGCACCCCAGCGGTCGCCGTCCCGGTCGGCCATCCAGAACTTCAGCCGCAGCCCCTCGACTTCCGCCCACTGCTCGGCGGTGCCGTCCCGCAGGTGCTCGCGCAGCGAGTCGACCGTCGCGTCCGACGCCGCCAGGTCCCACCACGCGATGTCAACGCGCATGGCGCAGCGCCCCCCTGACGGTCTCGGCCACGATGCGCGGACCGCCGACGGTGAGCACCGACTCGGCGTGGAATTGCAGGGACGCGAAGTGCGGGCCGCGCAGGGCGTGCACCTCGCGGGTGCGCGGGTCGCGGCTCACCTCCACGGTGCCGACGCCCTCGACGTGGCGCCGGTCCTCGGCGGCGCGGGCGGCGAAGGTGTTGTAGAAGCCGACCCTCTCGCGGCTGCCGAACAGCTCGATCTCCCGCTGCACCCCCTGGTTGGGGACGGTGCGGCGGGTCAGGTCCAGGCCCAGCCGCCGGCTGAGCACCTGGTGGCTCAGGCACACCGCGACGAAGGGGCGGCGCTCGGCGAGCAGGGTGTCGACCGCGGTGCGCAGGCCGCGGATCTTCCGGTCCTCGTCCGAGCGCGGATCGCCCGGCCCGGGGCCCATCACCACCAGGTCGTAGCCGTCGAAGGCCGCCTCGATCTCGTCGTAGCGGCGGATCATCACCTGCATCCCCAGGGTGGTCAGCTGCAGACCCAGCATCGCGGTGAAGGAGTCCTCGGCGTCGACCACCAGGGTCTTCAGCCCGGCCAGCTCCTCGGAAGGCCGGTCCGCGCGGCGGGAGTCGGGGTCCCTGAGCCAGAAGTCGCCGATGTCGGCGTTGCGGTGGCGCAGGGTCGACACCACGTCGGGGTGCCGGGCGAAGCGCGGCACCTCGTCGGCCTCCAGCGCGGCCAGCAGCCCGGCGACCTTGGTACGGGTCTCGGCCGCCTCGGCGTGCGGGTCCGAGTGCCGTACGAGGGTGGCGCCGGCGCCGATCCGCACCCGGCCCCCGGCGTCGATGTCGGCGGTGCGGATGAGGATGGCGGAGTCCAGGGTGCGCGCGCCGCCCGCGTCCGTGCCGATCAGCGCGGCCACCCCGCTGTAGTAGCCGCGGCCGCCCGGCTCGTAGCGGCTGATCACCCTCGCCGCGCTCTCCACCGGGCTGCCGGTCACGGTGGGGGCGAACATCGTCTCGCGCAGCACGTCCCGCACGTCGCGGTCGGAGCGGCCCTCGACGAAGTATTCGGTGTGGGCCAGCCGCGACATCTCCCGCAGGTGGGGCCCGGTGATGCGGCCGCCGTGCTCGCAGATCCTGGCCATCATCTTGAGTTCCTCGTCGAGCACCATGTACAGCTCGTCGGTCTCCTTGCGGTCGGCGAGGAAGTCCCTGACGCCCGCCAGGCTGGGGCCGTCGGGCGGGTAGCGGTAGGTGCCGCTGATCGGGTTCATCACCGCCGTGCCGCCGCTGAGCGAGACATGCCGCTCCGGGCTGGCGCCCACGAAGGTGCGCCCCCCGGTGTGGATGGCGAAGGTCCAGTAGGCGCCCTGCTCGCGGGTCAGCAGCTGGCGGAAGAAGGACAGCGCGTTGCGCGGCGAGTAGTCGGCGATGTCGACCAGCAGGGAGCGCTTGACGACGAAGTTGGCGCCCTCGCCGGTGCCGATCTCCTCCGCGACGATCCGGCGGACGACGTCGGCGTACTCCTCGTCCCCGACGTCGAAGCGGCGGTTGCCCAGTCGCGTGGGCGTCCGCGGGATCCTGGCGACCACCTCGGACAGCGGCACCCGCTGCTGCCCGGTGACGGTCATGGCCAGCAGCTCCTCCCCGTCGTCCGGTGCGGCGAAGCCCCTTTCCGCGAGCTGCCGGTAGGGCACGAGGACCAGCACCTCGTGCCGGGGCGGGGCGGGGTGTGCGGGCCCGTCGCCCAGCGGGATGCCGGCCAGCGTCGCGTAGGGGGAGACGTCGCCGACCAGGACGTCCACGACGCCGGCCGCGCCGGGCCGGTGGATGAGGGCGAAGGACTCCGGCTCCAGGGCCAGGATCCGGCCGAGCAGGTCGCCGTCGGGCGGGGTGGCCGGAGTGTTCATCAGGTGAGGACCTCTTCGGTGAGCACGACCACGGCGCAGTTGCGCGCGACGTAGTCGAGGGCGAGCCGGTGGTCGGACGCTGAGAAGTCGGCGACCGCGTCGGCGACGACGAAGGTCTCGATGTCGCGGGTGAAGGCCTCAAGGGCGGTGGCCTGGACGCCGATGTGGGCGTAGACGCCGCACAGGACGAGCTGGTCGCGCCCGGCGGCCCGCATGCGCGCCAGCAGGTCGGAGCGGAAGAAGGCGCTGTAGCGCCACTTGGTCAGCAGCCAGTCGCCGTCCTCGGGCGCCAGCTCGGGCACCACGGCGCGGTCGGCGGCTTCGGTGCGCATGCCCGGTCCCCAG includes:
- a CDS encoding acyl carrier protein — encoded protein: MTTDASPADLLRHRIADVLVDRLGLLPEEVVPDARFREDLGMDSLDMVELLTVVEEELGGPLDSPDDTLSSLATIGDVVAFLLERGVGREEVSA
- the fabF gene encoding beta-ketoacyl-ACP synthase II — encoded protein: MNGCRVVVTGLGPVTSIGVGAADFHQAQVKGVSGIGPLTRFDASGLSARIAGEVDLPAELVPSRREALAADRCTHLARAAATLALADSGLDLAREEPSRCGVVIGTGAGGLETWESNTRTLIESGPGRLGARFIPMAMSNAPAAKIAVDLGLTGPCSSVATACASGAEALVAACQMIVCGEADVVLAGGTDAAVNPLTVAGFARMGALSRRNDAPGLASRPFAADRDGFVLAEGAAVLVLESAEHAARRGATVLAELRGYGRSCDAHHITAPHPEGAGARQAVTAALRSARLAPDDVSYVNAHGTGTQFNDAAEALGLHGALGPAAATVAVSATKSMTGHALGASGAIEAVASVQALVHQLVPPTVNLDDPDPAIGLNVIAGDPRELPLAAVLSNSFAFGGHNVVLAFTAVGA
- the phzG gene encoding phenazine biosynthesis FMN-dependent oxidase PhzG, which encodes MSEGSSRLESLTGEVGLAFPEYEAPPPEPMGLVREWIDQAVARGVREPLALALATADARGEVSNRIVAVIEVTDRGLLFTSHSTSRKGRDMAATGWASGVLYWRETGQQLVLSGPVDACPQAESDALWAARPTPLHAMSTASRQSDPLPDAAALRAEAARLAAAPTALPRPPRYVGYRLRPAAVEFWSADPDRLHRRLRYEHGAGGWRAARLQP
- a CDS encoding isochorismatase family protein, which gives rise to MTGLPSISAYPLPTAADLPENVAHWTADPERAVLLIHDMQRYFLRGIPEPLCSDVVRHAASLRKRCSAAGMPIAYTAQPGRMSARDRGLISDFWGPGMRTEAADRAVVPELAPEDGDWLLTKWRYSAFFRSDLLARMRAAGRDQLVLCGVYAHIGVQATALEAFTRDIETFVVADAVADFSASDHRLALDYVARNCAVVVLTEEVLT
- a CDS encoding anthranilate synthase family protein, translated to MNTPATPPDGDLLGRILALEPESFALIHRPGAAGVVDVLVGDVSPYATLAGIPLGDGPAHPAPPRHEVLVLVPYRQLAERGFAAPDDGEELLAMTVTGQQRVPLSEVVARIPRTPTRLGNRRFDVGDEEYADVVRRIVAEEIGTGEGANFVVKRSLLVDIADYSPRNALSFFRQLLTREQGAYWTFAIHTGGRTFVGASPERHVSLSGGTAVMNPISGTYRYPPDGPSLAGVRDFLADRKETDELYMVLDEELKMMARICEHGGRITGPHLREMSRLAHTEYFVEGRSDRDVRDVLRETMFAPTVTGSPVESAARVISRYEPGGRGYYSGVAALIGTDAGGARTLDSAILIRTADIDAGGRVRIGAGATLVRHSDPHAEAAETRTKVAGLLAALEADEVPRFARHPDVVSTLRHRNADIGDFWLRDPDSRRADRPSEELAGLKTLVVDAEDSFTAMLGLQLTTLGMQVMIRRYDEIEAAFDGYDLVVMGPGPGDPRSDEDRKIRGLRTAVDTLLAERRPFVAVCLSHQVLSRRLGLDLTRRTVPNQGVQREIELFGSRERVGFYNTFAARAAEDRRHVEGVGTVEVSRDPRTREVHALRGPHFASLQFHAESVLTVGGPRIVAETVRGALRHAR
- a CDS encoding choice-of-anchor D domain-containing protein; translated protein: MDVEGVGMLRAAFGVGVSGRGRRRTRGLALAVAAAVTAGLAGLGVAPAQANETTVSADTLRTGWDQSEPNLSPSDVRSSSFGQLWKAPAQLDGQIYAQPIVIGGTVIAVTETNHAYGLDRATGAVLWQRGFGAAWPAATLNCGDLAPTVGSTATPVYDPASGAVYLTTKVDDGPGPMNPHWYMHALDPVTGAEKSGFPVTIQGTPSNDPTQSFLPAYEMQRPGLLLLDGVVYAGFGGHCDAAPYRGYVVGVSTTNPSVTSMWATEAGASNSGAGVWQSGGGLASDGPGRIFLTTGNGVSPAPGPGDAPPGTLAESVIRLQVQADLSLKAADFFSPSNAPALDQRDTDLGSGGPAGLPDSFGTASHPHLMVQQGKDGRIFLLDRDHLGGSSQGPGGTDAVVGTTGPLKGQWDHPGVWGGDGGYVYLVGNGGSLVALHRGVTGSGSPALSVAGASQDSFPYTSGSPVVTSDGTRSGSALVWVVRAGGPTGENAQLRAYSPVPDGNGVLPLVWSAPIGDSAKFAGPATDGGQVFVGTRDGRVYAFGNPVGSPLKGGPVEFGLVPVGASADTDVVLTENQNPAKALAVKGVTVDGPFTADTSALPPSIPAGGQLSVPVSFTPGTVLGASGTLTVATDAGSFALSLHGVGTRPGLAAFPGTVSFDNQPTGTTGSTNVQLTNTGTEAETITSVTPPGGPFTASNLPSADPAARTVIPAQGSIVLEVGYAPTGSGPSSSSITLGSTSGPLTIPIEGTAISGQGHLELHPATLQFGEVVRGASSTRAFTITNTGNIPVTITKAKAPAGVFTSSDPLPEGLVIGPEQSVRQTVTFSPTDFGAQSSTYLVSGDAGQGAQLEPLTGTGVPPAAQTGTLLARDKSGTLWYYHGTGVVAAPLGARVGIGSGWNTYNLLTDVSGERADGTGTLAGRDSSGTLWFYQGTGNPKAPFAARTRVGAGWNAFDSLVGVGDVSGDGKADLVARATDGGLWLYRGTGDAAAPFLARTFIGAGWSGFDSLVGVGDVSGDGKADLVARATDGGLWLYRGTGNAAAPLLARTFVGAGWNAFDSLAGADDVTGDGKADLLARESGGALWLYRGTGDAAAPFLARTYIGAGWNTYSALA
- a CDS encoding DUF6215 domain-containing protein; its protein translation is MADGIGTPKKGEGTWGQAITAVVLVGGLGVGLWTVGKANAPSKDSAPPAATCSTADPEKTASAEVSRARLCELLDRPDLAALLGTPGEVAKSTGTSGGGGSKLFGPTAQVVFDTYTVSLTVQYDHLPVSEAATLLGDTVRKRTVLGRPAVSYADRTISFSLTAGGSGNLPGHRAVVLSVARDAKDTGGSFEVALWRMDGGVPDDAALLRVAETVLPTVPGWNTAV
- a CDS encoding PhzF family phenazine biosynthesis protein, which encodes MHDYAVVDAFAREPLTGNPVAVFFDAADLTAALMQRIAREMNLSEVTFVLPPERGGDARIRIFTPVNELPFAGHPMLGTAVAVGRALRKDRLRLETAMGVIPCEVDFERDSSERGSGDAGSGGGAAAVRMRQPVPTWEPYEHAAELLAALGVESSTTPVDIYRNGPRHVFVGLPGVAELSALEPDHRALARFPDMAANCFAGGGTRWRTRMFSPAYGVVEDAATGSAAGPLAIHAARHGLAAYGQELEILQGVEMGRPSRMLATADGSAAGVDEVRVGGHGVIVARGTIYV